One genomic region from Myxocyprinus asiaticus isolate MX2 ecotype Aquarium Trade chromosome 27, UBuf_Myxa_2, whole genome shotgun sequence encodes:
- the LOC127417891 gene encoding lysine-specific demethylase 3B-like isoform X5, protein MGDSLGLIGKRLLLLNDASSAAVAGAGGEMEQAAWLRGTVRAVSVIGLASPGVEVFMEFENNPWRQRSWVQVYGDEVRAVLMESAIVWANCSDPSLSAVGGATATQWPALMFKPLVDRVGLGSLVPVEFFGTRTLAFLTNGNSLLPFEAEKDLKHTLLQEQLALQAAISSWHSDSELQEVLRKGSFTIQGRRVQVYQPEFEEPWALGLVSQHDPVSHIMEITMDQGEETQVVDPRVIHVMIAVEQLDESQDRRRKEGDSGKGEGSRRRRTASGGDEDITLKRFKGTGEGVSDNQNGNGSNKDAEAMDHSHTRTADFVKENGSSVPNQERTTSISTVLPVSTPTPPPLKPAPSPFSNTFPSLGQMPSLVPGAPAPKTSPSLPAPEREDNVLSGYPKTAALVSPGPVTISSPSRENASSVALSAPADANQKPSMWGSTPEASQTSKTPALTTAGFGASQHKQSSVGVFGDVPAQTNGSSQEEKPFGFPFAGAKEQQRQESDPSQNLFFQCMSQNQSITQGQSKTFTSLSECLKKEPPSLFKPTAPSEGFKKSVVASASAGLFGSAPAGGLSPLKEQPKVPDIKPTGNGILKNKPFGVVGEAHSKLPATFPTAIVGSQVASSPEVLKPSLGLGTSGLGSGGSGIRNVNSSNPVSGFGLLTGNKVSETHENLFLLASKETNPFLSYGKAVSQSPLSALSSSKSSSVVLSAPSTSAIPPSGCNSLLGKDPPGNDAKPNLFTMAEPPKGILTPQFAHSSLMSTPPLVAQDGQQTSKPNEGSDVSTRVNDEGDGVATSLDQMSQKVSPEERGQSTRRESESSSNSDLSDLSDTEENSGQSQKPGVQAAAEENKTQPVAKSRPRSKPFTVGQSVLKDQNKVRRLKQSGESFLQDGSCINVAPHLHKCRECRLERYRKSREQDSDDDDDPNVACRFFHFRRLAFTKKGVLRVEGFLSPTQSDSMAMGLWLPTIAAKEGLDLDTSKYILANVGDQFCQLVMSEKEAMMMIEPHQKVAWKRAVRGVREMCDVCETTLFNIHWVCRKCGFGVCLDCYRLRKNRPPEVDDGPDEEVFSWLKCAKGQPHEPQNLMPTQIIPGTALYSIGDMVHAARGKWGIKANCPCTSRHNKPLVRPGAPNGFSLSGAANSTGNGATSSPATSRPNGESGTGAVVKTEPIEEGDNTDTTSGMSGANTSTTTPAAAQTPGTKDGKGNSSALHWLADLATQKEPRESLRSMMGRDSRPPFGLDSFSTLSKPSGSSPKLFNSLLLGSGSSQPKAEGTSLRDLLNSGPGKLPQGSTEGGVSFPSVFSTAGSDKMKGGLPNFLDHIIASVVETKKAEGRRAAGSAEGGESGSVPRREGVMGLSVLDPNTSHSWLCDGRLLCLQDPSNSNNWKIFRECWKQGQPVLVSGIDKKLKSNLWKPEVFSEEFGDQDVDLVNCRNCAIISDVKVRDFWDGFQVISKRLQGGDGQPMVLKLKDWPPGEDFRDMMPTRFDDLMDNLPLPEYTKRDGRLNLASRLPNFFVRPDLGPKMYNAYGLISTEDRKVGTTNLHLDVSDAVNVMVYVGIPEGDGDQANEADLAGFKEVMQTIEEGDVDDMTKRRVYEVKEKPGALWHIYAAKDAEKIRELLRKVGEEQGQENPPDHDPIHDQSWYLDQTLRHRLYEEYGVQGWSIVQFLGDAVFIPAGAPHQVHNLYSCIKVAEDFVSPEHVKHCFRLTQEFRHLSNTHTNHEDKLQVKNIIYHAVKDAVGTLKAHESTKLSRS, encoded by the exons ATGGGGGACTCGCTCGGTCTGATCGGGAAACGGCTGCTGCTGCTCAATGATGCGAGCTCCGCGGCGGTGGCTGGAGCGGGCGGTGAGATGGAGCAGGCGGCCTGGCTCCGTGGTACCGTGCGAGCGGTCAGTGTGATCGGGCTGGCGAGCCCAGGGGTGGAG GTGTTCATGGAATTTGAGAACAACCCTTGGCGGCAACGCTCCTGGGTGCAGGTGTATGGGGATGAAGTGCGTGCAGTTCTGATGGAGAGTGCTATTGTCTGGGCAAATTGCAGTGACCCTTCCCTCTCTGCTGTTGGAGGAGCCACCGCAACTCAGTGGCCAGCCTTG ATGTTCAAACCATTAGTTGACCGTGTGGGTTTGGGATCCCTGGTTCCTGTCGAGTTCTTTGGAACTAGAACTTTGGCGTTTCTCACCAATGGGAATTCACTGCTCCCGTTTGAG GCCGAGAAAGATTTAAAACACACTCTACTACAGGAGCAGCTGGCCCTTCAAGCTGCCATCAGCAGCTGGCACAGTGACTCTGAGTTGCAGGAGGTCCTGCGGAAAG GATCGTTCACTATTCAGGGTCGGAGGGTGCAAGTGTACCAGCCGGAGTTCGAGGAGCCCTGGGCCCTGGGACTTGTATCACAGCATGATCCTGTTTCACATATTATGGAGATTACCATGGACCAG gGTGAGGAAACACAGGTGGTCGATCCTCGGGTCATTCATGTAATGATTGCTGTGGAACAATTAGATGAG AGCCAAGATCGACGCAGGAAGGAGGGTGATAGTGGGAAAGGAGAGGGCAGTCGGCGGCGCCGGACAGCATCCGGAGGAGATGAAGACATTACTCTTAAACGTTTCAAAGGAACTGGAGAGGGTGTTTCTGATAACCAGAATGGGAATGGTTCCAACAAGGATGCTGAGGCTATG GACCACTCCCACACAAGGACAGCAGATTTTGTCAAGGAGAATGGCAGTTCTGTCCCAAACCAAGAAAGGACAACTTCAATATCAACTGTGCTTCCTGTGTCCACTCCAACACCACCTCCATTGAAGCCTGCCCCATCACCCTTTTCTAACACTTTTCCCTCTTTGGGCCAAATGCCCAGCTTGGTGCCAGGGGCCCCTGCCCCCAAGACATCCCCTTCACTCCCAGCACCAGAGAGAGAAGATAATGTCCTTTCAGGGTATCCTAAAACAGCTGCCCTGGTGTCTCCAGGTCCTGTGACCATCTCATCACCTTCGCGAGAAAATGCTTCAAGTGTGGCTCTTTCTGCTCCTGCAGATGCAAACCAGAAGCCCAGTATGTGGGGATCAACCCCAGAGGCAAGCCAG ACATCCAAGACCCCCGCTTTAACTACCGCAGGATTTGGTGCCTCTCAACACAAACAGTCAAGTGTGGGAGTGTTTGGGGACGTCCCTGCACAGACAAACGGCTCTTCCCAGGAGGAAAAGCCTTTTGGCTTTCCATTTGCAGGTGCAAAAGAACAGCAGAGGCAAGAATCTGATCCCTCACAGAATCTGTTCTTCCAATGCATGTCTCAGAACCAGAGTATCACTCAAGGCCAATCAAAGACCTTCACATCATTGTCGGAGTGCCTGAAAAAGGAGCCTCCCAGCCTGTTCAAGCCTACTGCACCCTCTGAGGGTTTCAAAAAGTCGGTTGTGGCTTCCGCATCTGCTGGACTGTTTGGTTCAGCACCTGCTGGTGGCCTGTCACCACTGAAAGAGCAGCCCAAAGTGCCTGATATCAAGCCTACAGGCAATGGAATTCTTAAAAATAAGCCTTTTGGAGTGGTTGGGGAGGCACACAGCAAACTCCCAGCCACTTTTCCTACAGCTATAGTTGGCAGCCAAGTTGCAAGTTCTCCAGAGGTTCTGAAACCTTCCTTAGGACTAGGAACCAGCGGACTTGGTAGTGGTGGCAGTGGGATTAGAAATGTTAACAGCTCTAACCCGGTCAGTGGTTTTGGTTTGCTTACTGGCAACAAGGTTTCAGAAACTCATGAAAACCTGTTCCTACTGGCTTCTAAGGAGACAAACCCATTTCTTTCTTATGGTAAAGCTGTCTCACAAAGTCCTTTAAGTGCATTGTCATCTTCAAAATCATCCTCTGTTGTACTCTCTGCCCCGTCCACATCTGCTATTCCACCTTCGGGCTGCAACAGTCTACTTGGTAAAGATCCTCCTGGCAATGATGCCAAACCAAATTTATTCACCATGGCAGAACCCCCTAAAGGAATCTTAACCCCCCAGTTTGCGCATTCCTCTCTTATGAGCACTCCTCCACTGGTAGCCCAGGATGGGCAACAAACATCCAAACCAAATGAGGGTTCAGATGTTAGCACCCGTGTCAATGATGAAGGTGATGGAGTTGCCACGTCCCTTGACCAGATGTCACAGAAGGTTTCTCCGGAGGAACGTGGGCAGTCCACCAGACGAGAGTCAGAGTCCAGTAGCAACAGTGACCTGTCTGATTTGAGTGACACGGAAGAGAACTCGGGGCAGAGCCAAAAGCCTGGGGTTCAGGCAGCAGCTGAGGAGAATAAGACACAGCCTGTGGCTAAGAGCCGGCCGCGGAGCAAACCCTTTACAG TGGGACAGTCAGTGTTGAAGGATCAGAATAAGGTTCGGCGATTGAAGCAATCCGGTGAGTCCTTTCTGCAGGACGGTTCCTGCATTAATGTGGCGCCCCACCTGCACAAATGTCGCGAGTGCCGTCTGGAGCGCTACAGGAAATCACGCGAACAGGACtcggatgatgatgatgatcccaATGTGGCCTGCCGATTCTTCCACTTTCGCAG ACTGGCTTTTACGAAGAAGGGAGTCCTTCGTGTGGAAGGTTTTCTGAGTCCCACGCAAAGTGATAGTATGGCAATGGGGCTGTGGCTTCCCACCATCGCAGCAAAGGAAGGACTTGACTTGGACacgtccaaatacattttggccaATGTGGGTGACCAGTTTTGCCAACTGGTCATGTCAGAGAAAGAGGCCATGATGATGATAGAGCCCCATC AGAAAGTGGCATGGAAGCGAGCTGTCAGGGGAGTGAGGGaaatgtgtgatgtgtgtgaaaCAACACTCTTCAACATTCACTGGGTGTGTCGCAAATGTGGCTTTGGTGTTTGCCTTGACTGCTACCGGCTACGCAAGAACAGGCCACCTGAAG TAGATGATGGCCCTGATGAAGAGGTGTTCTCATGGCTGAAATGTGCTAAAGGCCAGCCACACGAACCACAGAACCTCATGCCTACTCAAATTATACCTGGCACAG CCTTGTATAGCATAGGTGACATGGTACATGCAGCCAGAGGAAAATGGGGGATCAAAGCTAACTGTCCCTGTACTAGTCGACATAACAAACCTTTGGTGCGGCCCGGTGCTCCAAATGGCTTTTCACTG TCGGGTGCAGCTAACAGTACAGGGAATGGAGCCACCTCCAGTCCAGCCACATCCCGGCCAAATGGCGAATCTGGAACAGGTGCAGTAGTCAAGACAGAGCCTATTGAAGAGGGGGACAATACTGACACAACATCAGGCATGAGTGGAGCAAACACCAGCACAACTACCCCTGCTGCTGCCCAGACACCAGGCACAAAGGATGGCAAAGGCAATTCCTCAGCGCTTCACTGGCTGGCTGACCTTGCCACACAAAAGGAGCCCAGAG AATCTCTGCGCTCCATGATGGGTCGTGACTCCCGTCCTCCGTTTGGCCTGGACTCTTTCAGCACCCTCTCCAAACCTTCAGGGTCTAGCCCTAAGCTCTTCAATAGTCTATTGCTGGGCTCTGGGTCTTCCCAACCGAAAGCAGAGGGTACTAGCCTACGTGATCTGCTTAATTCTGGCCCTGGCAAGCTCCCGCAGGGTTCCACAGAGGGTGGAGTCTCCTTCCCTTCAGTGTTCTCCACTGCTGGG TCTGACAAGATGAAGGGAGGACTTCCTAACTTCCTGGATCATATCATTGCATCGGTGGTGGAGACCAAGAAGGCAGAGGGTCGGCGTGCAGCAGGGTCAGCAGAAGGTGGAGAGTCTGGGAGTGTTCCTCGCAGAGAGGGGGTGATGGGTCTGAGTGTTCTAGACCCTAACACTTCCCACTCCTGGCTGTGTGATGGGCGCTTGCTCTGTCTGCAGGACCCGAGCAACAGCAACAACTGGAAAATCTTCAGAGAGTGCTGGAAACAAGGGCAG CCTGTGCTGGTCTCCGGCATAGACAAGAAGCTGAAGAGTAACTTATGGAAGCCTGAGGTCTTCAGTGAGGAGTTTGGAGACCAGGATGTGGACCTGGTCAACTGTAGGAACTGTGCCATCATCTCTGATGTCAAGGTCCGAGACTTCTGGGATGGCTTCCAGGTCATTTCCA AGCGGTTGCAAGGTGGAGACGGCCAGCCTATGGTACTAAAACTTAAAGATTGGCCTCCTGGAGAAGATTTCAGAGATATGATGCCCACTCG GTTTGATGATCTCATGGATAACCTTCCCTTACCAGAGTACACAAAGAGAGATGGCCGCCTCAACTTGGCCTCTCGTCTTCCAAACTTTTTTGTTCGCCCAGATCTTGGTCCTAAAATGTACAATGCCTATG GTCTGAtctccacagaagacagaaaggtTGGCACCACTAACCTCCATCTGGATGTATCTGATGCTGTTAACGTCATGGTGTACGTGGGTATCCCAGAAGGAGACGGTGACCAGGCAAATG AAGCAGACCTCGCTGGATTCAAAG AGGTGATGCAGACCATTGAGGAGGGTGACGTCGATGATATGACTAAGAGAAGAGTCTATGAGGTAAAGGAGAAACCTGGAGCTCTATGGCACATCTACGCTGCCAAAGATGCTGAAAAGATCCGCGAACTCCTCCGAAAG GTTGGGGAGGAACAGGGTCAAGAGAACCCACCAGATCATGACCCTATCCATGATCAGAGCTGGTACCTAGACCAGACACTGCGTCACAGGCTGTATGAAGAGTATGGAGTCCAGGGCTGGTCCATTGTGCAGTTTTTAGGAGATGCCGTTTTCATCCCAGCGGGAGCGCCACATCAG GTGCACAACCTGTACAGCTGTATCAAGGTTGCGGAGGACTTTGTTTCTCCTGAGCACGTGAAGCACTGTTTTAGACTGACGCAAGAGTTCCGCCACCTTTCCAACACTCATACCAACCATGAGGACAAGCTACAG GTGAAGAACATCATCTACCATGCTGTGAAGGATGCTGTGGGAACACTAAAAGCCCATGAATCTACTAAGCTAAGCCGCTCTTAG
- the LOC127417891 gene encoding lysine-specific demethylase 3B-like isoform X1: protein MGDSLGLIGKRLLLLNDASSAAVAGAGGEMEQAAWLRGTVRAVSVIGLASPGVEVFMEFENNPWRQRSWVQVYGDEVRAVLMESAIVWANCSDPSLSAVGGATATQWPALMFKPLVDRVGLGSLVPVEFFGTRTLAFLTNGNSLLPFEAEKDLKHTLLQEQLALQAAISSWHSDSELQEVLRKGSFTIQGRRVQVYQPEFEEPWALGLVSQHDPVSHIMEITMDQGEETQVVDPRVIHVMIAVEQLDESQDRRRKEGDSGKGEGSRRRRTASGGDEDITLKRFKGTGEGVSDNQNGNGSNKDAEAMVTCVKTPAVEVVEGEDGGGGVGGRVTSNCSPVALPSQDSSNISNSSQQDHSHTRTADFVKENGSSVPNQERTTSISTVLPVSTPTPPPLKPAPSPFSNTFPSLGQMPSLVPGAPAPKTSPSLPAPEREDNVLSGYPKTAALVSPGPVTISSPSRENASSVALSAPADANQKPSMWGSTPEASQTSKTPALTTAGFGASQHKQSSVGVFGDVPAQTNGSSQEEKPFGFPFAGAKEQQRQESDPSQNLFFQCMSQNQSITQGQSKTFTSLSECLKKEPPSLFKPTAPSEGFKKSVVASASAGLFGSAPAGGLSPLKEQPKVPDIKPTGNGILKNKPFGVVGEAHSKLPATFPTAIVGSQVASSPEVLKPSLGLGTSGLGSGGSGIRNVNSSNPVSGFGLLTGNKVSETHENLFLLASKETNPFLSYGKAVSQSPLSALSSSKSSSVVLSAPSTSAIPPSGCNSLLGKDPPGNDAKPNLFTMAEPPKGILTPQFAHSSLMSTPPLVAQDGQQTSKPNEGSDVSTRVNDEGDGVATSLDQMSQKVSPEERGQSTRRESESSSNSDLSDLSDTEENSGQSQKPGVQAAAEENKTQPVAKSRPRSKPFTVGQSVLKDQNKVRRLKQSGESFLQDGSCINVAPHLHKCRECRLERYRKSREQDSDDDDDPNVACRFFHFRRLAFTKKGVLRVEGFLSPTQSDSMAMGLWLPTIAAKEGLDLDTSKYILANVGDQFCQLVMSEKEAMMMIEPHQKVAWKRAVRGVREMCDVCETTLFNIHWVCRKCGFGVCLDCYRLRKNRPPEVDDGPDEEVFSWLKCAKGQPHEPQNLMPTQIIPGTALYSIGDMVHAARGKWGIKANCPCTSRHNKPLVRPGAPNGFSLSGAANSTGNGATSSPATSRPNGESGTGAVVKTEPIEEGDNTDTTSGMSGANTSTTTPAAAQTPGTKDGKGNSSALHWLADLATQKEPRESLRSMMGRDSRPPFGLDSFSTLSKPSGSSPKLFNSLLLGSGSSQPKAEGTSLRDLLNSGPGKLPQGSTEGGVSFPSVFSTAGSDKMKGGLPNFLDHIIASVVETKKAEGRRAAGSAEGGESGSVPRREGVMGLSVLDPNTSHSWLCDGRLLCLQDPSNSNNWKIFRECWKQGQPVLVSGIDKKLKSNLWKPEVFSEEFGDQDVDLVNCRNCAIISDVKVRDFWDGFQVISKRLQGGDGQPMVLKLKDWPPGEDFRDMMPTRFDDLMDNLPLPEYTKRDGRLNLASRLPNFFVRPDLGPKMYNAYGLISTEDRKVGTTNLHLDVSDAVNVMVYVGIPEGDGDQANEADLAGFKEVMQTIEEGDVDDMTKRRVYEVKEKPGALWHIYAAKDAEKIRELLRKVGEEQGQENPPDHDPIHDQSWYLDQTLRHRLYEEYGVQGWSIVQFLGDAVFIPAGAPHQVHNLYSCIKVAEDFVSPEHVKHCFRLTQEFRHLSNTHTNHEDKLQVKNIIYHAVKDAVGTLKAHESTKLSRS from the exons ATGGGGGACTCGCTCGGTCTGATCGGGAAACGGCTGCTGCTGCTCAATGATGCGAGCTCCGCGGCGGTGGCTGGAGCGGGCGGTGAGATGGAGCAGGCGGCCTGGCTCCGTGGTACCGTGCGAGCGGTCAGTGTGATCGGGCTGGCGAGCCCAGGGGTGGAG GTGTTCATGGAATTTGAGAACAACCCTTGGCGGCAACGCTCCTGGGTGCAGGTGTATGGGGATGAAGTGCGTGCAGTTCTGATGGAGAGTGCTATTGTCTGGGCAAATTGCAGTGACCCTTCCCTCTCTGCTGTTGGAGGAGCCACCGCAACTCAGTGGCCAGCCTTG ATGTTCAAACCATTAGTTGACCGTGTGGGTTTGGGATCCCTGGTTCCTGTCGAGTTCTTTGGAACTAGAACTTTGGCGTTTCTCACCAATGGGAATTCACTGCTCCCGTTTGAG GCCGAGAAAGATTTAAAACACACTCTACTACAGGAGCAGCTGGCCCTTCAAGCTGCCATCAGCAGCTGGCACAGTGACTCTGAGTTGCAGGAGGTCCTGCGGAAAG GATCGTTCACTATTCAGGGTCGGAGGGTGCAAGTGTACCAGCCGGAGTTCGAGGAGCCCTGGGCCCTGGGACTTGTATCACAGCATGATCCTGTTTCACATATTATGGAGATTACCATGGACCAG gGTGAGGAAACACAGGTGGTCGATCCTCGGGTCATTCATGTAATGATTGCTGTGGAACAATTAGATGAG AGCCAAGATCGACGCAGGAAGGAGGGTGATAGTGGGAAAGGAGAGGGCAGTCGGCGGCGCCGGACAGCATCCGGAGGAGATGAAGACATTACTCTTAAACGTTTCAAAGGAACTGGAGAGGGTGTTTCTGATAACCAGAATGGGAATGGTTCCAACAAGGATGCTGAGGCTATGGTAACATGCGTAAAGACGCCAGCAGTAGAAGTAGTGGAGGGAGAGGATGGAGGGGGTGGAGTAGGTGGGAGGGTGACGAGCAACTGTAGTCCAGTAGCATTGCCAAGCCAAGACTCCTCTAACATCAGCAATTCCTCTCAGCAGGACCACTCCCACACAAGGACAGCAGATTTTGTCAAGGAGAATGGCAGTTCTGTCCCAAACCAAGAAAGGACAACTTCAATATCAACTGTGCTTCCTGTGTCCACTCCAACACCACCTCCATTGAAGCCTGCCCCATCACCCTTTTCTAACACTTTTCCCTCTTTGGGCCAAATGCCCAGCTTGGTGCCAGGGGCCCCTGCCCCCAAGACATCCCCTTCACTCCCAGCACCAGAGAGAGAAGATAATGTCCTTTCAGGGTATCCTAAAACAGCTGCCCTGGTGTCTCCAGGTCCTGTGACCATCTCATCACCTTCGCGAGAAAATGCTTCAAGTGTGGCTCTTTCTGCTCCTGCAGATGCAAACCAGAAGCCCAGTATGTGGGGATCAACCCCAGAGGCAAGCCAG ACATCCAAGACCCCCGCTTTAACTACCGCAGGATTTGGTGCCTCTCAACACAAACAGTCAAGTGTGGGAGTGTTTGGGGACGTCCCTGCACAGACAAACGGCTCTTCCCAGGAGGAAAAGCCTTTTGGCTTTCCATTTGCAGGTGCAAAAGAACAGCAGAGGCAAGAATCTGATCCCTCACAGAATCTGTTCTTCCAATGCATGTCTCAGAACCAGAGTATCACTCAAGGCCAATCAAAGACCTTCACATCATTGTCGGAGTGCCTGAAAAAGGAGCCTCCCAGCCTGTTCAAGCCTACTGCACCCTCTGAGGGTTTCAAAAAGTCGGTTGTGGCTTCCGCATCTGCTGGACTGTTTGGTTCAGCACCTGCTGGTGGCCTGTCACCACTGAAAGAGCAGCCCAAAGTGCCTGATATCAAGCCTACAGGCAATGGAATTCTTAAAAATAAGCCTTTTGGAGTGGTTGGGGAGGCACACAGCAAACTCCCAGCCACTTTTCCTACAGCTATAGTTGGCAGCCAAGTTGCAAGTTCTCCAGAGGTTCTGAAACCTTCCTTAGGACTAGGAACCAGCGGACTTGGTAGTGGTGGCAGTGGGATTAGAAATGTTAACAGCTCTAACCCGGTCAGTGGTTTTGGTTTGCTTACTGGCAACAAGGTTTCAGAAACTCATGAAAACCTGTTCCTACTGGCTTCTAAGGAGACAAACCCATTTCTTTCTTATGGTAAAGCTGTCTCACAAAGTCCTTTAAGTGCATTGTCATCTTCAAAATCATCCTCTGTTGTACTCTCTGCCCCGTCCACATCTGCTATTCCACCTTCGGGCTGCAACAGTCTACTTGGTAAAGATCCTCCTGGCAATGATGCCAAACCAAATTTATTCACCATGGCAGAACCCCCTAAAGGAATCTTAACCCCCCAGTTTGCGCATTCCTCTCTTATGAGCACTCCTCCACTGGTAGCCCAGGATGGGCAACAAACATCCAAACCAAATGAGGGTTCAGATGTTAGCACCCGTGTCAATGATGAAGGTGATGGAGTTGCCACGTCCCTTGACCAGATGTCACAGAAGGTTTCTCCGGAGGAACGTGGGCAGTCCACCAGACGAGAGTCAGAGTCCAGTAGCAACAGTGACCTGTCTGATTTGAGTGACACGGAAGAGAACTCGGGGCAGAGCCAAAAGCCTGGGGTTCAGGCAGCAGCTGAGGAGAATAAGACACAGCCTGTGGCTAAGAGCCGGCCGCGGAGCAAACCCTTTACAG TGGGACAGTCAGTGTTGAAGGATCAGAATAAGGTTCGGCGATTGAAGCAATCCGGTGAGTCCTTTCTGCAGGACGGTTCCTGCATTAATGTGGCGCCCCACCTGCACAAATGTCGCGAGTGCCGTCTGGAGCGCTACAGGAAATCACGCGAACAGGACtcggatgatgatgatgatcccaATGTGGCCTGCCGATTCTTCCACTTTCGCAG ACTGGCTTTTACGAAGAAGGGAGTCCTTCGTGTGGAAGGTTTTCTGAGTCCCACGCAAAGTGATAGTATGGCAATGGGGCTGTGGCTTCCCACCATCGCAGCAAAGGAAGGACTTGACTTGGACacgtccaaatacattttggccaATGTGGGTGACCAGTTTTGCCAACTGGTCATGTCAGAGAAAGAGGCCATGATGATGATAGAGCCCCATC AGAAAGTGGCATGGAAGCGAGCTGTCAGGGGAGTGAGGGaaatgtgtgatgtgtgtgaaaCAACACTCTTCAACATTCACTGGGTGTGTCGCAAATGTGGCTTTGGTGTTTGCCTTGACTGCTACCGGCTACGCAAGAACAGGCCACCTGAAG TAGATGATGGCCCTGATGAAGAGGTGTTCTCATGGCTGAAATGTGCTAAAGGCCAGCCACACGAACCACAGAACCTCATGCCTACTCAAATTATACCTGGCACAG CCTTGTATAGCATAGGTGACATGGTACATGCAGCCAGAGGAAAATGGGGGATCAAAGCTAACTGTCCCTGTACTAGTCGACATAACAAACCTTTGGTGCGGCCCGGTGCTCCAAATGGCTTTTCACTG TCGGGTGCAGCTAACAGTACAGGGAATGGAGCCACCTCCAGTCCAGCCACATCCCGGCCAAATGGCGAATCTGGAACAGGTGCAGTAGTCAAGACAGAGCCTATTGAAGAGGGGGACAATACTGACACAACATCAGGCATGAGTGGAGCAAACACCAGCACAACTACCCCTGCTGCTGCCCAGACACCAGGCACAAAGGATGGCAAAGGCAATTCCTCAGCGCTTCACTGGCTGGCTGACCTTGCCACACAAAAGGAGCCCAGAG AATCTCTGCGCTCCATGATGGGTCGTGACTCCCGTCCTCCGTTTGGCCTGGACTCTTTCAGCACCCTCTCCAAACCTTCAGGGTCTAGCCCTAAGCTCTTCAATAGTCTATTGCTGGGCTCTGGGTCTTCCCAACCGAAAGCAGAGGGTACTAGCCTACGTGATCTGCTTAATTCTGGCCCTGGCAAGCTCCCGCAGGGTTCCACAGAGGGTGGAGTCTCCTTCCCTTCAGTGTTCTCCACTGCTGGG TCTGACAAGATGAAGGGAGGACTTCCTAACTTCCTGGATCATATCATTGCATCGGTGGTGGAGACCAAGAAGGCAGAGGGTCGGCGTGCAGCAGGGTCAGCAGAAGGTGGAGAGTCTGGGAGTGTTCCTCGCAGAGAGGGGGTGATGGGTCTGAGTGTTCTAGACCCTAACACTTCCCACTCCTGGCTGTGTGATGGGCGCTTGCTCTGTCTGCAGGACCCGAGCAACAGCAACAACTGGAAAATCTTCAGAGAGTGCTGGAAACAAGGGCAG CCTGTGCTGGTCTCCGGCATAGACAAGAAGCTGAAGAGTAACTTATGGAAGCCTGAGGTCTTCAGTGAGGAGTTTGGAGACCAGGATGTGGACCTGGTCAACTGTAGGAACTGTGCCATCATCTCTGATGTCAAGGTCCGAGACTTCTGGGATGGCTTCCAGGTCATTTCCA AGCGGTTGCAAGGTGGAGACGGCCAGCCTATGGTACTAAAACTTAAAGATTGGCCTCCTGGAGAAGATTTCAGAGATATGATGCCCACTCG GTTTGATGATCTCATGGATAACCTTCCCTTACCAGAGTACACAAAGAGAGATGGCCGCCTCAACTTGGCCTCTCGTCTTCCAAACTTTTTTGTTCGCCCAGATCTTGGTCCTAAAATGTACAATGCCTATG GTCTGAtctccacagaagacagaaaggtTGGCACCACTAACCTCCATCTGGATGTATCTGATGCTGTTAACGTCATGGTGTACGTGGGTATCCCAGAAGGAGACGGTGACCAGGCAAATG AAGCAGACCTCGCTGGATTCAAAG AGGTGATGCAGACCATTGAGGAGGGTGACGTCGATGATATGACTAAGAGAAGAGTCTATGAGGTAAAGGAGAAACCTGGAGCTCTATGGCACATCTACGCTGCCAAAGATGCTGAAAAGATCCGCGAACTCCTCCGAAAG GTTGGGGAGGAACAGGGTCAAGAGAACCCACCAGATCATGACCCTATCCATGATCAGAGCTGGTACCTAGACCAGACACTGCGTCACAGGCTGTATGAAGAGTATGGAGTCCAGGGCTGGTCCATTGTGCAGTTTTTAGGAGATGCCGTTTTCATCCCAGCGGGAGCGCCACATCAG GTGCACAACCTGTACAGCTGTATCAAGGTTGCGGAGGACTTTGTTTCTCCTGAGCACGTGAAGCACTGTTTTAGACTGACGCAAGAGTTCCGCCACCTTTCCAACACTCATACCAACCATGAGGACAAGCTACAG GTGAAGAACATCATCTACCATGCTGTGAAGGATGCTGTGGGAACACTAAAAGCCCATGAATCTACTAAGCTAAGCCGCTCTTAG